One genomic region from Candidatus Neomarinimicrobiota bacterium encodes:
- a CDS encoding TIGR02253 family HAD-type hydrolase has protein sequence MIKAIIFDLDNTLLDFIKMKQFAVKAAITAMNEAGLHVDEDKAYQDIFDLYMEKGWENQLVFDDYLNQTTGEVSHKILAAGIVSYRRAREATLLVYPNVNKTLIQLIKMGIKLAVVSDAPSREAWMRLYYLNLHHVFDPVLTFDDTGVRKPSPKPFEMALKHLKVKPDEALMIGDWPERDVVGAGQIGMKTIFARYGDTFGTVDSGANYDVNDIYEVVGIIEELNDV, from the coding sequence ATGATTAAAGCAATCATCTTTGATTTAGATAATACGCTGCTTGATTTTATCAAGATGAAGCAGTTTGCAGTTAAGGCGGCTATTACTGCAATGAATGAGGCCGGTCTCCATGTTGACGAAGATAAAGCTTATCAAGATATTTTTGATCTTTACATGGAAAAAGGATGGGAAAACCAACTGGTGTTTGATGACTATTTAAACCAGACAACTGGCGAAGTTAGTCATAAAATTCTCGCCGCAGGAATTGTATCCTATCGCCGTGCCCGTGAAGCAACTTTGCTCGTTTATCCCAATGTAAATAAAACACTGATTCAATTAATAAAAATGGGAATTAAGCTTGCTGTGGTCTCTGACGCCCCTAGCCGTGAAGCTTGGATGCGTTTATATTACCTAAACCTCCATCATGTATTTGACCCTGTGCTAACATTTGATGATACTGGCGTACGTAAACCGTCTCCAAAACCATTTGAAATGGCATTGAAACATCTTAAAGTAAAACCAGACGAGGCACTCATGATTGGTGACTGGCCGGAGCGAGACGTGGTTGGCGCGGGACAAATTGGCATGAAGACCATTTTCGCTCGTTATGGCGATACATTTGGTACTGTTGATTCCGGTGCAAATTATGATGTAAATGATATTTACGAGGTGGTTGGAATCATCGAGGAGTTGAACGACGTCTAA